Proteins from a single region of Apium graveolens cultivar Ventura chromosome 7, ASM990537v1, whole genome shotgun sequence:
- the LOC141670414 gene encoding E3 ubiquitin-protein ligase Os04g0590900-like isoform X1, producing the protein MGSLNSPETFVPYMNTRDCSQGFCSLNCPQWCYVNFPPPPPIEFPDENSVPSFSPLVIAIIGILASAFLLVSYYAIISKFCGSMDSTRRETHDSTVELEENHDPSNHEPWHASNDGLDEVLIKAITVCKYRKGDGLIEGTDCSVCLSEFEENENLRLLPKCSHAFHVKCIDTWLRSHSNCPLCRANIVHASTFTVQPPPPVSEIPMDHEIYFQGHNETDIVEEDVGEEELTQGDEIPKTPTRADRDLGNFASRDFIVDIREGEYQQVRRSVSMNNLCQTRVSIADVICIDHDEEDYEFTSEDAGSSKNPVAEMSKIGQKNRVLHSVTSPAAIKRSFSSGRFFFPNCGREQKIVIPL; encoded by the coding sequence ATGGGGTCTTTAAATAGCCCAGAAACTTTTGTTCCTTATATGAACACCAGAGACTGCTCACAGGGTTTTTGTAGTTTAAACTGCCCTCAGTGGTGTTATGTTAATTTTCCGCCTCCACCACCCATTGAATTCCCTGATGAAAATTCAGTACCGAGCTTTTCACCTCTAGTTATCGCAATTATTGGAATTCTTGCTAGTGCTTTCCTTCTTGTTAGTTATTATGCCATAATTTCCAAGTTTTGTGGAAGTATGGACTCCACAAGAAGAGAAACACATGACTCTACTGTGGAATTAGAAGAAAATCATGACCCTTCAAACCATGAGCCCTGGCATGCTTCTAATGATGGTTTAGATGAGGTTCTGATCAAGGCTATTACAGTTTGCAAGTACAGAAAAGGTGATGGCTTGATTGAAGGAACAGATTGTTCTGTATGTTTAAGTGagtttgaagaaaatgaaaacttGAGGCTTTTACCGAAATGTAGCCATGCTTTTCATGTCAAGTGCATTGATACATGGCTTAGATCACACTCAAATTGCCCTCTTTGTCGTGCTAACATTGTTCATGCAAGTACTTTCACAGTTCAGCCACCTCCACCAGTGTCGGAAATTCCTATGGACCATGAAATTTATTTTCAAGGTCATAACGAAACTGATATAGTAGAGGAAGATGTTGGAGAAGAAGAGCTTACTCAAGGCGATGAAATTCCAAAAACTCCAACTAGAGCTGATAGGGATTTGGGAAATTTTGCGAGTAGAGATTTTATAGTTGATATTAGAGAAGGTGAATACCAACAAGTTAGAAGATCAGTATCGATGAATAATTTATGTCAAACCCGGGTTTCGATAGCAGATGTTATATGCATCGACCATGATGAAGAGGATTACGAGTTCACGAGTGAAGATGCTGGATCATCGAAAAATCCTGTAGCTGAAATGAGCAAAATTGGCCAGAAAAACAGAGTTTTGCACTCTGTTACAAGTCCTGCTGCAATTAAAAGATCATTTTCCAGTGGAAGATTCTTTTTTCCTAATTGTGGTAGAGAACAAAAAATAGTAATTCCATTATAA
- the LOC141670414 gene encoding E3 ubiquitin-protein ligase Os04g0590900-like isoform X2 produces MNTRDCSQGFCSLNCPQWCYVNFPPPPPIEFPDENSVPSFSPLVIAIIGILASAFLLVSYYAIISKFCGSMDSTRRETHDSTVELEENHDPSNHEPWHASNDGLDEVLIKAITVCKYRKGDGLIEGTDCSVCLSEFEENENLRLLPKCSHAFHVKCIDTWLRSHSNCPLCRANIVHASTFTVQPPPPVSEIPMDHEIYFQGHNETDIVEEDVGEEELTQGDEIPKTPTRADRDLGNFASRDFIVDIREGEYQQVRRSVSMNNLCQTRVSIADVICIDHDEEDYEFTSEDAGSSKNPVAEMSKIGQKNRVLHSVTSPAAIKRSFSSGRFFFPNCGREQKIVIPL; encoded by the coding sequence ATGAACACCAGAGACTGCTCACAGGGTTTTTGTAGTTTAAACTGCCCTCAGTGGTGTTATGTTAATTTTCCGCCTCCACCACCCATTGAATTCCCTGATGAAAATTCAGTACCGAGCTTTTCACCTCTAGTTATCGCAATTATTGGAATTCTTGCTAGTGCTTTCCTTCTTGTTAGTTATTATGCCATAATTTCCAAGTTTTGTGGAAGTATGGACTCCACAAGAAGAGAAACACATGACTCTACTGTGGAATTAGAAGAAAATCATGACCCTTCAAACCATGAGCCCTGGCATGCTTCTAATGATGGTTTAGATGAGGTTCTGATCAAGGCTATTACAGTTTGCAAGTACAGAAAAGGTGATGGCTTGATTGAAGGAACAGATTGTTCTGTATGTTTAAGTGagtttgaagaaaatgaaaacttGAGGCTTTTACCGAAATGTAGCCATGCTTTTCATGTCAAGTGCATTGATACATGGCTTAGATCACACTCAAATTGCCCTCTTTGTCGTGCTAACATTGTTCATGCAAGTACTTTCACAGTTCAGCCACCTCCACCAGTGTCGGAAATTCCTATGGACCATGAAATTTATTTTCAAGGTCATAACGAAACTGATATAGTAGAGGAAGATGTTGGAGAAGAAGAGCTTACTCAAGGCGATGAAATTCCAAAAACTCCAACTAGAGCTGATAGGGATTTGGGAAATTTTGCGAGTAGAGATTTTATAGTTGATATTAGAGAAGGTGAATACCAACAAGTTAGAAGATCAGTATCGATGAATAATTTATGTCAAACCCGGGTTTCGATAGCAGATGTTATATGCATCGACCATGATGAAGAGGATTACGAGTTCACGAGTGAAGATGCTGGATCATCGAAAAATCCTGTAGCTGAAATGAGCAAAATTGGCCAGAAAAACAGAGTTTTGCACTCTGTTACAAGTCCTGCTGCAATTAAAAGATCATTTTCCAGTGGAAGATTCTTTTTTCCTAATTGTGGTAGAGAACAAAAAATAGTAATTCCATTATAA